The proteins below are encoded in one region of Eulemur rufifrons isolate Redbay chromosome 2, OSU_ERuf_1, whole genome shotgun sequence:
- the PLA2G4F gene encoding cytosolic phospholipase A2 zeta — MLWALWPRWVASKGLPLLGAVLLWKREKRGPQWQRRETHPYYDLQVKVLRARNIRRTDLLSKADCYVQLWLPTASPSPAQTRTVANCSDPEWNETFHYQVHGAVKNVLELTLYDKDVLRSDLLSLLLFDLRSLKCGQPHRHTFPLDHPDSQELQVEFVLEQSQVPASEVITNGVLVAHPCLKVQGTLWGDGTTLHREYGSRQLQLAVPGAYEKPQLLPLQPPVEPGLLPTFTFHVNPVLSSRLDVELGEKLTTLQGGLNAELETQSSKLGKGGIPLSSLPIGQEEQCSVALGEGQEVALSVKVEMSSGDLDLHLGFDLSDGEQEFLDKRKQIVSKALQQVLGLSEAPDIGQVPVVAVLGSGGGTRAMSSLYGSLAGLQELGLLDAVTYLSGVSGSTWCISTLYKDPAWSQVALQGPIERAQARVCSSKLGAMSTEQLQYYTQELGVRERSGHSVSLVDFWGLLVEYFLYQEENPAKLSDQQEAVSQGQNPYPIYAAVNVRTNISGEDFAEWCEFTPYEVGFPKYGAYVPTELFGSEFFMGRLLQLRPEPRICYLQGVWGSAFAASLDEIFLKTAGSSLGFLEGYKRSVNVTDDCQELQLRDPTRLHTRLFSPQGPFSQAVLDIFTSRLTSAQSFNFTQGLCLHKDYVAGREFVAWKDTHPDAFPNQLTPMRDCLCLVDGGFAINSPFPLALVPQRAVDLILCFDYSLDAPFEVLQKTEKYCQDRGIPFPRIEVGPGDLEEPRECYLFAKADDPCSPIVLHFPLVNRTFRTHLAPGVERQTAEERAFGDFVVNGPETPYGMMNFTYEPRDFDRLVALSRYNVLNNVETVRRALQLALDRRQAGERAGG; from the exons ATGCTCTGGGCACTCTGGCCAAGGTGGGTGGCCAGCAAGGGGCTGCCTCTCCTGGGGGCAGTGCTGttgtggaagagagagaagaggggtcCTCAGTGGCAGCGG CGGGAAACCCACCCATACTATGACCTCCAGGTGAAGGTGCTGAGGGCCAGAAATATCCGGCGCACAGACCTGT TGTCCAAAGCCGACTGCTACGTGCAACTGTGGCTGCCCACGGCgtcccccagccctgctcagacAAGAACAGTGGCCAACTGCAGTGACCCTGAGTGGAACGAGACCTTCCACTACCAGGTCCATGGCGCTGTGAAG AACGTCCTGGAGCTCACCCTCTATGACAAGGATGTCTTGCGCAGCGacctgctctccctgctcctgttTGACCTGAGGAGCCTCAAGTGTGGCCAACCCCACAGACACACCTTCCCGCTTGACCACCCG GATTCACAAGAGCTGCAGGTGGAATTCGTTCTGGAGCAGAG CCAGGTGCCTGCGTCTGAAGTCATCACCAATGGGGTCCTGGTG GCTCACCCCTGTCTGAAAGTCCAGGGTACCCTCTGGGGAGATGGGACGACCCTGCATCGAGAGTATG GCTCTAGGCAGCTCCAGCTGGCAGTGCCCGGGGCCTATGAGAAGCCACAGCTCTTGCCCCTGCAGCCTCCCGTGGAGCCAGGCCTCCTGCCCACCTTTACCTTCCACGTGAACCCGGTGCTGAGCTCCAGGCTAGATGTGGAGCTGGGGGAGAAGCTCACGACTCTGCAG GGTGGCCTGAATGCAGAGCTGGAGACTCAGAGCAGCAAGCTGGGCAAGGGGGGCATCCCGCTCTCCTCCCTGCCCATAGGCCAGGAGGAGCAGTGCTCCGTGGCCCTGGGGGAG GGCCAGGAGGTGGCTCTGAGTGTGAAGGTGGAAATGAG CTCTGGGGACCTGGACCTGCACCTTGGCTTTGACCTCAGTGACGGGGAACAGGAGTTTCTGGACAAGAGGAAGCAGATCGTGTCCAAGGCCCTGCAGCAGGTGCTCGGATTAAGTGAGGCTCCGGACATTGGCCAG GTGCCTGTGGTGGCTGTGTTGGGTTCCGGGGGCGGAACCCGAGCCATGTCTTCCCTGTACGGCAGCCTGGCAGGGCTGCAGGAACTCGGCCTCCTGGATGCTGTGACCTACCTGAGCGGTGTGTCTGGGTCTACCTG GTGCATCTCCACACTCTACAAGGACCCGGCCTGGTCCCAGGTGGCCTTGCAGGGCCCCATTGAGCGTGCCCAGGCTCGGGTCTGCAGCAGTAAGCTGGGGGCAATGTCCACAGAGCAGCTACAATACTACACTCAGGAACTGGGGGTCCGGGAGCGCAGCGGCCACAGCGTGTCCCTCGTCGACTTCTGGGGCCTCCTCGTGGAGTATTTCCTGTATCAGGAG GAAAACCCCGCCAAGCTGTCTGACCAGCAGGAGGCGGTCAGCCAGGGTCAGAACCCATACCCCATCTATGCCGCCGTCAACGTCCGCACCAACATCAGTGGGGAAGACTTTGCAG AGTGGTGTGAGTTCACCCCCTACGAGGTCGGCTTTCCCAAGTACGGGGCTTATGTTCCCACTGAGCTCTTCGGCTCGGAGTTCTTCATGGGACGGCTGCTGCAGCTGCGGCCTGAGCCCCGGATTTGCTACCTGCAGG GAGTATGGGGCAGTGCCTTCGCAGCCAGCCTGGATGAGATCTTCCTGAAGACTGCGGGCTCCAGCCTCGGCTTCCTGGAGGGGTACAAACGCAGTGTAAACGTCACAG ATGACTGCCAGGAGCTCCAGCTGCGTGACCCCACGCGACTACATACGAGGCTCTTCAGCCCCCAGGGCCCCTTCTCCCAGGCCGTGCTGGACATATTTACCTCCCGCTTGACTTCTGCCCAGAGCTTTAACTTCACCCAGGGCCTCTGCCTGCACAAGGACTATGTGGCTGGCAGGGAGTTTGTGGCCTGGAAAG ACACACACCCGGACGCCTTCCCCAACCAGCTCACCCCCATGCGGGACTGCCTGTGCCTGGTGGACGGAGGCTTCGCCATCAATTCTCCGTTCCCGCTGGCTCTGGTGCCCCAGAGAGCGGTGGACCTCATTCTGTGCTTTGACTACTCCCTGGATGCCCCTTTTGAG GTCTTACAGAAGACAGAGAAGTACTGCCAGGACCGGGGAATCCCCTTCCCTCGGATAGAGGTGGGTCCTGGGGACTTGGAGGAGCCCCGTGAGTGCTATCTGTTTGCCAAGGCCGATGACCCCTGCTCGCCCATTGTGCTGCACTTTCCCCTTGTCAACCGTACCTTTCGAACACACCTGGCCCCAG GTGTGGAGCGGCAAACAGCTGAGGAGAGGGCCTTTGGGGACTTTGTTGTCAACGGGCCAGAGACCCCCTACGGCATGATGAACTTCACCTATGAGCCCCGGGACTTTGATCGGCTGGTGGCCCTGAGTCGGTACAACGTTCTGAACAACGTGGAGACTGTGAGGCGCGCCCTCCAGCTGGCTCTGGACCGGCggcaggctggggagagggctgggggctgA